The proteins below come from a single Alosa sapidissima isolate fAloSap1 chromosome 23, fAloSap1.pri, whole genome shotgun sequence genomic window:
- the LOC121698301 gene encoding B- and T-lymphocyte attenuator-like isoform X2 — MTLRNVHFFTLSQVILFASLFSTHAQGQNESCPIEVLVKRNSKAEALSSGSLKINCNVTYCDKRPAVGWCKITDSDYCIPVNATDRMEIQWHTEYSQSILSLHFKRIGMNDSGFYRCQYKGASEKSMSHSIHVTVKEKHLDIVQQIVSNENLTANASNYQTTDKSEWFWPALYISSGIALAIIIITVLTCLGLRCRGSQNASTKKADENQYDSVQMSDIGASLPDSSRHAQAKPRPRPHPTPADAQRQGDCVYENGHGRGSRPTSNVSSGDVVAPQRYLTNHVVTQPRMVEEEANPLVYASLNHQVKTRSHTRPIKATEESTEYAAIRIS, encoded by the exons ATGACATTAAGGAATGTCcattttttcactctctcccaaGTCATCCTGTTTGCCAGCCTGTTCTCTACACATGCCCAAG GTCAGAATGAATCATGTCCCATTGAGGTCTTAGTGAAACGGAATTCAAAAGCTGAAGCTCTTTCATCAGGGAGTCTGAAGATCAACTGCAATGTAACATACTGTGATAAAAGGCCAGCAGTCGGATGGTGCAAAATTACAGATTCAGATTATTGTATCCCTGTCAATGCAACAGATCGAATGGAAATACAATGGCACACAGAGTATTCACAGAGCATTTTATCTCTACATTTCAAACGCATAGGCATGAATGATTCTGGATTCTACAGGTGTCAGTATAAAGGAGCATCTGAAAAAAGTATGAGTCATTCAATCCATGTCACAGTGAAAG AAAAACATTTGGACATTGTACAACAAATTGTAAGCAATGAGAACCTAACTGCAA ATGCTTCCAATTATCAAACTACAGACAAGTCAGAATGGTTTTGGCCAGCCTTATACATCTCCTCTGGAATAGCATtagccatcatcatcatcacagttCTGACATGTCTGGGTCTCAGATGCAGAG GATCACAGAATGCCAGCACGAAGAAGGCAGATGAGAATCAG taTGATTCAGTACAGATGTCTGACATAGGTGCTTCACTTCCTGACTCCAGTCGTCATGCGCAAGCTAAGCCACGCCCTCGCCCACATCCCACCCCAGCCGATGCACAGAGACAAGGAGACTGTGTCTATGAGAATGGCCATGGCAGAGGGTCACGACCAACTAGCAATGTGTCATCAGGAGATGTCGTGGCGCCGCAGAGATATTTGACCAATCACGTTGTCACCCAGCCGAGGATGGTCGAAGAGGAAGCTAATCCACTTGTGTATGCCTCACTGAATCACCAGGTCAAAACCCGGTCACACACACGACCCATAAAGGCCACAGAGGAGTCCACTGAGTATGCTGCTATCCGCATATCCTAA
- the LOC121698301 gene encoding B- and T-lymphocyte attenuator-like isoform X1, whose translation MTLRNVHFFTLSQVILFASLFSTHAQGQNESCPIEVLVKRNSKAEALSSGSLKINCNVTYCDKRPAVGWCKITDSDYCIPVNATDRMEIQWHTEYSQSILSLHFKRIGMNDSGFYRCQYKGASEKSMSHSIHVTVKEKHLDIVQQIVSNENLTANASNYQTTDKSEWFWPALYISSGIALAIIIITVLTCLGLRCRIGSQNASTKKADENQYDSVQMSDIGASLPDSSRHAQAKPRPRPHPTPADAQRQGDCVYENGHGRGSRPTSNVSSGDVVAPQRYLTNHVVTQPRMVEEEANPLVYASLNHQVKTRSHTRPIKATEESTEYAAIRIS comes from the exons ATGACATTAAGGAATGTCcattttttcactctctcccaaGTCATCCTGTTTGCCAGCCTGTTCTCTACACATGCCCAAG GTCAGAATGAATCATGTCCCATTGAGGTCTTAGTGAAACGGAATTCAAAAGCTGAAGCTCTTTCATCAGGGAGTCTGAAGATCAACTGCAATGTAACATACTGTGATAAAAGGCCAGCAGTCGGATGGTGCAAAATTACAGATTCAGATTATTGTATCCCTGTCAATGCAACAGATCGAATGGAAATACAATGGCACACAGAGTATTCACAGAGCATTTTATCTCTACATTTCAAACGCATAGGCATGAATGATTCTGGATTCTACAGGTGTCAGTATAAAGGAGCATCTGAAAAAAGTATGAGTCATTCAATCCATGTCACAGTGAAAG AAAAACATTTGGACATTGTACAACAAATTGTAAGCAATGAGAACCTAACTGCAA ATGCTTCCAATTATCAAACTACAGACAAGTCAGAATGGTTTTGGCCAGCCTTATACATCTCCTCTGGAATAGCATtagccatcatcatcatcacagttCTGACATGTCTGGGTCTCAGATGCAGA ATAGGATCACAGAATGCCAGCACGAAGAAGGCAGATGAGAATCAG taTGATTCAGTACAGATGTCTGACATAGGTGCTTCACTTCCTGACTCCAGTCGTCATGCGCAAGCTAAGCCACGCCCTCGCCCACATCCCACCCCAGCCGATGCACAGAGACAAGGAGACTGTGTCTATGAGAATGGCCATGGCAGAGGGTCACGACCAACTAGCAATGTGTCATCAGGAGATGTCGTGGCGCCGCAGAGATATTTGACCAATCACGTTGTCACCCAGCCGAGGATGGTCGAAGAGGAAGCTAATCCACTTGTGTATGCCTCACTGAATCACCAGGTCAAAACCCGGTCACACACACGACCCATAAAGGCCACAGAGGAGTCCACTGAGTATGCTGCTATCCGCATATCCTAA